A window of Geothrix edaphica genomic DNA:
AGTGGCGGGTCGCAGAGGCTGACGAGGTCATGGTGGCCCGTGACCGCCTGGCCGCTGAACATCCAGCGGCGGACGCTCCTGTCCTGGATGGTGGGGAGGACCACGAGCCCTAGGTGGAGGTAGGGATGCCAGAAGTCCTTCTTCAGCGACAGGATGGGCTCCCAGTTGACGTCATCGATGCTGGCATAGAGGGGGCAGCGCCGCGTGGTCATGAACGGGCTGGTTTCGTAGCTGGTGGAGATCAGGGACACTCCCGCCACGTCCGCCGCGAAGAGTGAGCTGCCCTCCGTGGGCCTCAGGCGGTCCCAGCGGCCGGTCTTCCGATCCAGCCGGATGATGAAGTTGGGTTCCACCTCCGAATCGGAGCCGTAGATCAGCGCCTCGGGGCGGGGCAGGGCGCTGACGGCCCGCACCATCTGGTGCCCGCGGTCCACCCAGGTGAGGTTCCGCCCGTCCTTGGACAGGGCCGCGATGCCGGGCTCCCGGCCCTGGTCGCCTGCCAGGATCCAGTAGTGGTCTGCATAGGGATCCACCAGGACCTGGTGGATGTGGTGCACGTCGCCCTTGGGAAGCTCGAACAGGGGCTCGAACCGGCGTCCCCCGTCCTCGGAGGCGTAGACGCGCACGCCGACGCGGTTCATCTCGACGCCACCGTACTCGCCGAAGAGCAGCCGGGTCCCGTCCAGCGACAGGGTGATGGGGCGGGATCCGCGGGACACCGCCCAGCTTCGTGTCATCCGGCGCTCACCCGGGCCGGCCCGGTAGATGCCGTCCCGGGCCACCACCACGCGCGTGCCGTCCGGCAGCACCTGGAGGGCCTGGAGGTTGACGCGGAGCAGGCGAGTCGCCAGCGACACCCTGAGGACCGCGTGGTTCCAGGGGGAGGTGGGCACCCAGGCATCCAGCTTCCAGGTGGCTCCCCCGTCGTCCGAGCGGAAGATGCGGTACCCCCGTGCGATGTAGAGCCGCCCGGCCTGGTCGATGAGAAGGGCCCGGCCCTTCGTCTCCCCGCAGATGAAGGGGGGATCGGCGGGTCTCATGACCGGTTCGCGCCGGGGGGCTTGAGCTCGAGGCGAAGGTAGATGAGGCGGCGGGTGCTCTGCCGGGGGTCCTCGACAAAGCCCGCCCGTTCATTCAGCAGCCTGGCCCGGTGGTTGTCGCGCCGGACTCCGGTGACCACCAGCTCGGCACCCCAGGTCCTGCAGACTTCGATCGAGGCCTGCTTCAGGGCCGCGCCCAGGCCGTGGCCCTGGGCTTCGGGCCTGAGGGCGGTGAAGGCGATCTGGGCGACCTTGCGGTGAGGGGGGGGATCCCAGCCCAGCACCGAGGAGGCGAGGCGCTTGAGGAGCGCCCATGGCGGATGCACGAGGCGCATGAGCCATTCGGGGCGCAGGGCGAGCCAGGGCCGCCGCAGGAGGCCGCGGGTGACCGTGCGCCTGCAGGCCAGCAGCATGGGAACGTTGTAGTAGCCGTTGCAGAAGGCCGTGAAGCCGAGGATCCGGTCCTCCTGGCGCGCCACCAGCACCTCCGTCTCGGGCGAGGTGAGCAGCCACCCGTAGGCCTCGCGGATGAAAGGATGTCCCAGTTGCAGGGCGAAGTGCTCCTCCTTGGAGAAGCTGTCGAGATGGAGGTCCACCAGGGCGTCGAGGTCCTCGAGGCGGGCGGGGCCGATCCAGACGGGATGGCCGTCCAGCACGGCGGCCTGCACCTCCCGCGGCCTCTCGAGCTGCACCTCCTGGTGACTTCGCGCTGCAGTCAGACGGAACTCCTTTCTGGTCGGGGATCCATGGTCAGTGGACACATCCAGGGGGCAGCCTCCAACCGGCAGGTGGAAGCACCAGGGGGAACGATGCCTCCTTTCATTTTCATCCGGTTTGGGCCAGGTTGTCTCATTTCTTGTGCCAGAATCCGTCGAAATTCATGTTGTAATGTCCAAATCCTGACAGGTCCTGCTCTCCATCGGAATAACCCTCCAGCCACGTTCTGGACTATTCTTGACTACACCTACGAGGGAGCGGATGCCTGAAGCAAGCCCGACCAGCATGACACGTCTTTTCTACAAAGGCGATGCCGTAAAAATAAAGACATTTGAGGAGATTGCCGTCACCTTAGATGGGGATGGTTGCCTGGATTCACTTCCCTTCATGCCGGAGATGCGGGCCTTCTGTGGCAGGACATTCACGGTGGCCTGCCGATTGGAAAAAACATGTGTAGAGGGGTATGGTGCACGGTCTGTACCAGGCACCATCATTCTGGAGGGGCTGAGATGCGATGGTTCGGGACATGATGGCTGTCAACGGTCCTGTACCATGCTTTGGAAGGAAGCCTGGATAGAGCCTGCCAAGGATCAGGGTGCGATGGCACAAGCTGTTGGTTTCAATTCAAAAGAAGCTGGAAGCTGGCCATTCAAGATCGTGGATGGCGAGGGGAGGTACTTCTGCCAGTCCACTCAGCTTCAGAGTGCCTCCTCCTATCTTTTCCCACTGAGCTTCAAACGCTGCCTGGTGGAATACACATCCAAGAACATCGAACTGAAAACCGCCCTCCGCTATCTGTGGACTCCCTTGATCGTCAAGATTAAATCGAAAATTCTGGGCCGTGCGGCCGTCCAGCCCGTGGGCACCTCCCGGCAGACACCCACGGCGTCTCTGGGCCTCCAGCCGGGGGACTGGGTCGAGGTCAAGAGCGCGGAGGAGATCGGGGCCACGCTCGATGGGGCGGGATTCAACCGGGGGCTGGAGTTCACGCCCCAGATGCTCCCCTTCTGCGGCGGGACGTTCCGGGTTCGGAGCCGCGTCGATCGGGCCATCCTCGAGACCACGGGCCGCATGAAGGCGCTGAAGGACACGGTGATCCTGGAGCGCGCCACCTGCGATGGGCACACGATCCTGGGTGGATGCTCGAGGGACGTCTACCACTACTGGCGTGAAATCTGGCTGCGCCGTGCCCCGGCTCCCGGGACCGAGGTCCCATGAACGCCGAGATCTTCGCCGAATGGCTGCGCCGCCAGGGGCACAAGGTGTTGCGGTCGGAGAGCAGCTACTGGTTCAATGCCGGGCCGGGTGTCTTCCAGGCCTTTCCCTACCATTGGCTGATCAAGCCGGGCCCCCAGGAGATCCGCTGGCTGATGATGATGCACAGCATGATCGCCCTGAGATACTCCACACCACTGGACCATCCGGGCGGGAAGGTCAGCTACCACGTCGTTCTGCGGAAGCCCTATGACCTGACCATGCTGAAGTCCCAGGCCCGCAACGGTGTGAAATCCGGATTGAAGCACTTCCAGATCGAGCAGGTCTCCTTCGAGCGTCTGGCGACCGAAGGATGGGTGCTCCAGGAGGACACCCTCCGGCGGCAGGGGCGCCTGCGCAGCATGACTCGAAAGGCCTGGGAGCGCCTCTGCCGGGCGGCCGTGGACCTTCAGGGCTTCGAGGCCTGGGCGGCCACCGCGAACGGGCAGCTCGCCGCCGCGGTGATCGTGTGCCGCATGGACGACTGGTGCTACATCCCCTATTCCCTCAGCCACTCGTCCTACCTCGGCCAGCATCCGAACAATGCGCTCTTCTTCACCGTCAGCTGCAACCTGCTGGACCGGGAAGGCGTGAGCGGGATCTTCTTCACCGTGCAGTCCCTGGATGCCCCGGCCCAGGTGGATGAGTTCAAGTTCCGGATGGGCTTCCTCCCGGTGGTGGCCTGCCAGCAGGTGGCCTTCTCGCCCCTGCTCCGCCCCTTCGCGAACTCCCTGACCCACGCGGTGATCCGGCGGCTTTACTGTCGCTTCCCGTCGAGCCCCTCCCTCGCCAAGGCCGAAGGGATCCTGCGCTTCCACCTGGATGGAGCGCGCCCGCCCTCGGACCAGGCTTGGCCCGAATGCCTCTCGGAGCTTCGCTCTGCCGCCCTCGAGGCGGTGGCCTCGCCGGGACCCCGGGCTCCCGGCTGATCGCGCGGCTTCAGCCCTTGGTCCGGTGGGGCCGGGCGGCTCCCAGGAGGTCCATGGGGAGCCGGCGCAGGCAGCCCACCAGGTGGGTGGCCCAGTCTCCCCCATAGGGCACGTAGCAGCGCACGGCGTAGCCCTCCTCCCGCAGGCGGGCCTGCAGGTCGGGCTTCACGCCGAGGAGCATCTGGAACTCGAAGGCGTCCTGGCCAAGCCCCAGGCGCTTCTGGACGGTCTTGGTCCATGCCACGGCCTCGGCGTCATGGGTGGCGATGGCAGGCGCATGCCCCTGCCGGAGCAGGCGCTCGATGTCCTCGTGGAAGGCGGTGTCGATCTCCACCCTGCGGTGAAGGACCACGTCCCGCGCCTCCCGGTATCCCCCCTTCACCAGGCGGATGCTGGCGCCGAGTGCCATGAGCCGGTCCAGGTCCTGGCGGCGGTGGCGAAGGTAGGACTGGATCACGATGCCGACGCGCTCAGGTCCGTACTGGCTGAGCATGGCCTCGAACATCCGGAGGGTGTCCTCGACATAGACGGCCTCCTCCATGTCCAGTCGGACGAAGCCCCCAGTCCGGGCCGCGCAGTCCAGGATCCGGCGGAGGCCCGCCTCGGCCAGGGCCGGATCGAGGTCGAAGCCGATCTTGGTGAGCTTGACCGAGACATGCGCATCCAGGCGATCGGCCCCGATGGCCTGGAGCGCATCGATGGCCTGATCGATGGCGGTTTGGGCCTCCGCGATGGACTCCGCATGCATGCCGTGAAAGTTCAGGGACCCCTTGAGGCCGCGGGCATTGAGGCCCCGGACCGTCGCCAGGCCCGAGGCGAGGTCCTTCCCTCCCACGAAGCGGCCCGCCAGATCCCTCAGGACGGGCAGGCCGAGGATGGCCTTCCTGAACCAGGAGTTCCTGGCGATCAGCAATGCGGCCTTTCGGATCATGGGGGTCTCTTTCGCGAGGTGGTTGGCACGGATCCGTGCGGAATTTCCAATCATTGTGGCGAATGATTTGGGAAAAGTCATGACTTGTGGATAATCAATCCGGTATTTATCTATTTCGGATTCAGAATCAGGATCACCAGGATCGGGACGACCGGAGAGACAATGCCCGCCATCACATCCATCACCCATCGCAGGGTCCTGAACTCCCACGTCGACTTCACCACCGAGTTCCTCGTCACCCTCGAAGATGGCTCCGTGGGCCGGGGGGCGTCGCCCAAGGGCGAGACCATCAGCATCTACGAAGACCAGAACCGGCCCATCAGTCCAGATGTCATCATCCGCCAGCTGGAAACCGACGGCTGCTTCCGCAGGCCGCTCGATCAGCAGGCCCTGGACGCCTACTTGGCGGAGCGCTTCGACCAGTTCGGGCGGAACAACGCGTTCAGCCTCTCCCTGGCGTTCTACAAGGCCACGGAAGCCACGCAGTCTCCCTTCGCCTTGTTCGCCCGCCCTGCAGGGCCGCTCCAGCCGCCCCGGCTCTGCCTCAACATCCTGAACGGCGGATGGCACGCGTACACCAACCCGGTGCTCAGCGACTTCAGCGAGTTCATGCTCGTGGCGAGGGAGTCCGACCCCGCCACCGTCATCGCCAGCCACCAGACCATCCAGAAGGCCGTGAAGGAGCGGCTGCGCTCCCTGGAGTCCACCGTGATCTCGGGGAACCGCGTGCACCGGTTCCCGGTGGCGGACAACCGGGCGGTCATCGAGTTCCTCCTGTCGATCCGCGACAGCCTCGGGCTCGCCGGACAGTTCGACTTGATGATCGATGCCTCCGCCTCGGACCTGTGGAAGGACGACCGCTACCGGCTGGCCATCACCGACGGTTCGGCCCACACCAGCGAGTCCTTCCGCGACTACTGGCAGGGGCTCATCCGGGATTATGGCCTGATGTACCTCGAGGACCCCTTCCACGAGAACGACGAGGCGGTCTGGCGCGACCTGACCGCCGCCCAGACGAGCTGCCGGATCATCGGCGACAACTTCTACTCCTCGGATGCCGCGAGGATCACCCGGGGCGCCGCCGAGGGCTTCACCCACGGCGTCATCGTCAAGCCCAACCAGGCGGGTTCGGTCACCGCCGTGCGCCAGGCCATCGAGGCGGCCCAGCGCCACGGGCAGATTCCCATCACGTCGCACCGCTCCATCAGCACGGAGGAGACCTTCCTCTCCCTTCTGACCTGCATGTATGGCGTGCCCTACATCAAGATCGGGCCCCTGGAGACCGACTACTCCTCGGTGGTCCGCCTGAACGAGATCATCCGGCTGACCACCGAAGCCGCGGGGTCGCGATGAAGACCTCCATCAGCACCCTCCGACACGCCCGCACCGCCTACAACCAGGAGAAGCGGTACGCCGGTTCCATCGATATCCCCCTCAGCGAGCAGGGCCGCCTCGAGGCCGAAGAGGTGGCGCCGAAGCTGAGGGGCATCGCCTTCGACGCGGTGGTCACTTCGCAGCTGCGCCGGGCCCAGGAGACTGCGCGGCTCATCGCGCCAGCCGGTGTCCCCATCCTGCGCACGCGCCTGTGCAACGAGCGCACCTTCGGGATCATGGAGGGACTGACCTGGGATGATGTCCAGACGCTGGATCCGCCCGTGCTCATGATCTCCGTCGGAGGTGACCTCCACACGGTGAATCCCAGGAATGGCGAGCCTTTCGAGCAGGTCTGGGTGCGGGCGCGGAAATTCCGTTCCTACCTCTTCCGCCGCTTCGAGGGGCGGAAGGTGCTCGTGGTGTCCCACGGTGTCTTTCTCCAGATGTTCCACGGCGTGCTCCGTGGCTCGACCTGCATCGAGTCCCTGGCCGTCTACCCCGCCAACCTGGAATTGCGCCGCTTCGACTTCTCGGGGGACGCATTGGCGAAAGAGGCCGTGGTGAGACTGGGCGAAGTGAAGGAGGTTGCATGGTGAAGGTGGCCGATCCCCCCGTCAGCTGGCTGCGGGAGGGCATGAAGTGGCGCGAGCGCCTGCGGGAGCTCGCGGGCCTCTGGCAGGGGGCCTATTCCCGGATGCTCTATCGCATCTCCCCGGTCCTGCTCGCGAAGTACCGCTACCGCCGGGAGACGGGGCGGCGGCTGCGCCTGGACCAGCCCCTCACCTTCGACGAGAAGCTGTTCTGGCTGATGCTGTTCTGGCGCCATCCGCTCAAGACCCAGTGCGCCGACAAGTACGGCATGCGGGCTTACGCCATGGAGCTGGGCTACGGGGACCTGCTCGTGGATCTGCTGGGCGTGTATGAGAAGCCTGAAGACATCGACTTCGCCCTCCTGCCCGAGCGCTTCGTGCTCAAGGCGACCCATGGTTGCGGCTACAACCTCATCTGCCGCGACAAGAGGAATCTGGATTTTCGAGAGGCCCGCCTGCAGCTGGAGCAGTGGCTGAAGGAGGACTTCGCCAGTGTGTTCGGCGAGGTGCAGTATGCCGACATCCCCCGCCGCATCATCTGCGAGCGGTTCCTGGACGACGGGAGCGGGGTCCTCCCCTCCGACTACAAGCTGCATTGCTTCCACGGGAGGGTCCACTTCACGACGGTCTGCACGGGGCGCGGGGCCGACGGGCAGGGTGCCGCCTACGACCACTACGACCGGGAATGGGCCGCTCAGGTGCCGATCTCGAAGTCCGGCGTGCATCCCGAGCGCTGGCACCCTCAGCCCGCAGGCTATTCGCAGATGCTCGAGGCCGCGGAGGCCCTGTCGAAGCCCTTCCCCTACGTCCGCATGGATTTCTATGCGGTGGACGGGAAGGCCGTGCTGGGCGAGATGACCTTCACCCCCGCCGGGTGCATCGACACCGGCTACACGGACGAAGCCCAACACGCCATGGGTGCCCTGATCCACCTGCCCGAACGCCTCTGACAATGAAACGCCCCTGTCATGCCGTGATCGTCACGCCCTATTTCTGGCCGATCCTCGCCTCCTCCACGCACCTCATGAAGGACCTCGCAGAGGGGCTGGCCGAATCGGGACTGACCGTGACGGTGCTCACCAACGCGCCAGCCAACCTGACCGAGGTCGCCCTGGACCACCCGCGGCTCCAGGGTCGCATCCACAGGGGCTGGAATCCGTTCATCCGGCGGCTGGGCGTGCTCCCGAAGGTCTGCGAGTATGCGTGGTTCCTCGCCTATTTCGTGTTGAGGGGCCTTTTCGTCCCGAAAGTGGACCTCATCTTCGTGGCCTCCACACCGCCGCTGGCGGGTCTCCCGGCGGCCCTGCTGGCCCGGTTGAAGGGGGCCAAACTGGTCTATAACCTTCAGGATCTCTTCCCGGATTCCGCCGTGGTGGGCGGCATGCTCTCCGCCGGAAGCCCCATCTACCGGATCCTGCGGCGGGCGGAAGCCCTCACCTATCGCCTGTCGGACCGGGTCTCGGCCATCAGTCCCACTTTTTCGGAGCATGTGCACAGCCTCGCGCCGGGCACCCGCGTGGACACTGTGGAGAACTGGGTGGACACGGACCACATCCGGCCGCTGGAGGCCGCTGAGGACCAGGCCATCACGACCTTCCGGCAGGGCGGTGGCTTCGTGGTGCAGTACGCCGGGAACATGGGGCTCATGCAGAACCTCGAGGTGATCCTCCAGGCCGCCCAGCGCCTGAAGGAGGACCGCGACATCCTGTTCGTGTTCATCGGCGATGGGAATGCCAAGGCCGGCCTGGAGGCCCTGGCCCGTGAGCGGGGACTGGCGAACTGTGTCTTCCTGCCCATGCAGCCCCTCGAACGGGTGCCGTCCGTCTACAACGCCTGTGATGTGGGCGTGATCCCGCTCAAGCCCGGGGCCGCCCATCTCGCGGTGCCCAGCAAGACCTGGAACTACCTGGCCGCCGGGCGCCCCGTCATCGGCTGCGTGGAGGACGACAGCCCCCTGGCGGCGGTGATCCGGGACAGCGGGTCCGGCTCGGTGGTGCCTCCAAGCGACGCCGAAGCGCTGGCCCAGGCGACCCTCGAGTACCGGAACTCGCCGGAGCGCGTGCGCGCGGACGGGCGGCGGGGGCGCGAGCATGTGGAGGCCCACCTGTCGCGTCGGATCGCCGTCGCGCGGTTTGCCCGGATGTTCAATGAGATGACGACGGAGGAAGGGACATGAGAGATGCTTTTCTCGCCTACAATCCCCCGACCATCGGCGATGCCGAGCGGGCGGAGGTGATGGACACGCTCCAGACACCCTGGGTCACGACCGGGCCCAAGACCGTGGCCTTCGAGGCGGCCCTGAAGGCCCGCCTGGAGGCTCCCGCTGTGGTCGCGTTGAACTCCTGCACGGCGGGGTTGCATGTGGGGCTGGTCGCCCTGGGGGTGGGCCCCGGGGACGAGGTGATCGTTCCCGCCATGACGTTCTGCGCCACCGCGAACGTGGTGGAACACGTGGGTGCGAAGCCGGTGCTGGTGGACGTCTGCCCCGATACCCTGACCCTATCCCCCGAGGCCGTGGCCGCAGCCGTCACGCCCAGGACCAAGGTGATCCTGCCCGTGCACTACGCCGGCCATCCCGCGCAAATGGACGAGTTGGACGCCCTGGCCGAGCGCCACGGCCTCGCGGTGCTCGAGGACGCGGCCCATGCCATCACCGCCCGCTACAAGGGCCGCCTGATTGGTTCCAGATCGAACCTGGCCGCCTTCAGTTTCTACGCGACCAAGAACCTCACCACTGTCGAAGGGGGTTGCCTCACCGGGGACCCAGCCCTGGTGGAGAAGGCCCGGATCATCGGCCACCACGGCATGAACCGCGATGCCTGGAAGCGCTTCGACCGCTCGGGCACCTGGTACTACGAAGTGGTGCTCCCCGGCTTCAAGTACAACCTGACCGATATGCAGGCCGCCATCGGGCTGGTGCAGCTGAAGCGGCTCGCGGCCTTCCAGGCCCGCCGGCGCGAGGTGGTGGCCCGCTACGAATCCGGGTTCAAGGATCTGGCCGCGCTGGAACTGCCCGTCGAGCTGGAGTGGGCGCACTCCAGCTGGCACCTCTACGTGATCCGGCTGCGGACGGAGGCCCTGCGCATCGACCGGAACGCCTTCATCGACGGGCTGAAGGACCGCAATATCGGCACATCGGTGCACTACCTGCCGGTACACATGCACCCCTTCTACCGGGACAAGTACGGCTACCGGCCGGAGGACAATCCCGTGGCCGCCGCGGCCTACGAGCGCATGATCAGCCTGCCCCTGCACGCCGGGCTGAGCGACGGGGACGTGGACGACGTGATCGCAGCCGTGCGCGACCTCGTGGCCCTGCACTCTGTCTGAGATGGCCAAGCGGGCCTTCGATCTCTTCTGGGCCCTCCTCGGGCTGGTGCTGCTTTCACCGGCCCTGCTGGTGATCGCCCTGGCGGTGAAGCTGGAGGACCGCGGCCCCGTCTTCTTCCGCCAGGTGCGGATCGGGCGGGGCGGGCGCCCCTTCCGGATCTGGAAGTTCCGCACCATGGGCGTCGATGCCGAGCGGCAGGGCCGGGCCATCACCGTGGGCCAGGATCCACGGATCACGCGCCTGGGCCGCCACCTCAGGAACGCGAAGCTGGACGAGCTGCCGCAGCTCATGAACGTCGTCGCTGGCGAGATGAGCCTGGTGGGGCCGCGCCCGGAAGTGCCGCAGTTCGTGGCGCACTACACGGATGCCCAGCGGGTCATCCTGGATCTGAGGCCGGGCATCACGGATCTGGCGTCCATTAAGTACCGCCATGAGAGCGAGCTGCTCGCGCAAGCCGAACGTCCCGACGAGGCCTACCTCCGGGTGGTGCTCCCCGACAAGATCCGCATCAACCTGGCCTATGCGGCGCAGGCCAGCCTGTGGTCGGACTTCCGCGTCATCCTGGCCACCCTGGGCCTGGCGCCGGCGCCCCGGATTCCCGGCACCCACTGATCCCGCGGCACCGCCTGGCCGGAGCGTTCAGTCCTTCCGCCAGACGAAGCGATGCATATAGTCCACTCGGGGGCGGAAACAGGGCGGGACGATGGGTAAATCAAGTTATGGATCGGCCGTCATGAATGTCATGATAGCCGTAGAGTGAATATGAAAATCACGCCAATGCGACTTGGAGGCACCCAGCATGGTCAAGTCTTCCTCCCCCGGGCCGGTGCTTCCGCCGCGGTTCCCGGGCAGGAGGCCTGGATCATGACCCGCTTCCCGGCGTGGCTGCTCGCGCTGGTCCTCGCCGCAGGCATGGGCCGCGCGGGTGAACCCGTGCAGCGCTTCTTCGTGTCCCCGGCAGGACGGGACAGCTGGTCGGGCCATCTGTCGGCGCCGAGCGCCGATGGAACGGATGGCCCCTTCGCCACCCTCGGTCGGGCGAGGGATGCGGTCCGCGCGCTGAAGCGGGAGGGGGGAGGCGCCGGGCCGGTGTCCGTGCAGCTCCGGGGCGGGGCGTACTACCTGGAAGGACCAGTCGTCTTCGGCCCCGAGGACTCGGGCACGGCCCAGGCCCCCGTGTCGTACGAAGCCTATCCGGGAGAACGACCGGAGCTGATCGGAGGCCGGCGGCTCACTGGATTCCAGGCACCCCCGCCGGGGAAGCCGCTCCAGATCGATCTGCCCCGTCTCCCGGGCGCGGGCTGGCGGTTCCGCTCCCTCTTCGTCGCGGGGCGCCGGGAAGTGCGGGCCCGCTATCCGAACCTTGATCCGGCCGATCCCATCCGCAGGGGGTTCCTCTTCGCGGCGGCGCAGCCTGGATATGTGGCTTTCGGGGTGACCGTGGGCGGCATCCACGGAGCGGGGGACTGGCTGGAATACCGGCTCACGGTGCCCGCGGCGGGAGACTATGCCCTGTGGCTGCACTACGGCGCGGCGAACGCGCCCTACGGATTCTCCGCCATGGATGGCCGCTGTGCCGTCTCGGTGGACGGCCGGGCCCCGGTCGCCCTGGCGGATCTGGAGGATACGGGGGCCTGGAAGCCCGTGCGCTGGGGGCGGGCGGCCACCTTTCACCTGTCGGCGGGCGAGCATCGCCTGCGCTGGCAGAACCGAAAGGGCGGGGGGCTGGTGCTCGACGCGCTGGCCCTGTGCGACGATCCCCGGTGGCGGCCTTCGGGCGCGGACTTGCCCCCTCCGGCCCAGGGGCGGCTGGTGACCCTGTCGGCCAAGGATTTCCTCCTTGCCCGGGCTCCGCAGATGGTGGTGAGCGGCGCTGGCGGCGGACCGAAGGATGCCCTCTGGTGCGCCCCGGGCGAGTGGCATCCGGCCTGGTCCACGGCACCCGATGCGGAAGT
This region includes:
- a CDS encoding GNAT family N-acetyltransferase is translated as MQLERPREVQAAVLDGHPVWIGPARLEDLDALVDLHLDSFSKEEHFALQLGHPFIREAYGWLLTSPETEVLVARQEDRILGFTAFCNGYYNVPMLLACRRTVTRGLLRRPWLALRPEWLMRLVHPPWALLKRLASSVLGWDPPPHRKVAQIAFTALRPEAQGHGLGAALKQASIEVCRTWGAELVVTGVRRDNHRARLLNERAGFVEDPRQSTRRLIYLRLELKPPGANRS
- a CDS encoding GNAT family N-acetyltransferase, yielding MNAEIFAEWLRRQGHKVLRSESSYWFNAGPGVFQAFPYHWLIKPGPQEIRWLMMMHSMIALRYSTPLDHPGGKVSYHVVLRKPYDLTMLKSQARNGVKSGLKHFQIEQVSFERLATEGWVLQEDTLRRQGRLRSMTRKAWERLCRAAVDLQGFEAWAATANGQLAAAVIVCRMDDWCYIPYSLSHSSYLGQHPNNALFFTVSCNLLDREGVSGIFFTVQSLDAPAQVDEFKFRMGFLPVVACQQVAFSPLLRPFANSLTHAVIRRLYCRFPSSPSLAKAEGILRFHLDGARPPSDQAWPECLSELRSAALEAVASPGPRAPG
- a CDS encoding proline dehydrogenase family protein, giving the protein MIRKAALLIARNSWFRKAILGLPVLRDLAGRFVGGKDLASGLATVRGLNARGLKGSLNFHGMHAESIAEAQTAIDQAIDALQAIGADRLDAHVSVKLTKIGFDLDPALAEAGLRRILDCAARTGGFVRLDMEEAVYVEDTLRMFEAMLSQYGPERVGIVIQSYLRHRRQDLDRLMALGASIRLVKGGYREARDVVLHRRVEIDTAFHEDIERLLRQGHAPAIATHDAEAVAWTKTVQKRLGLGQDAFEFQMLLGVKPDLQARLREEGYAVRCYVPYGGDWATHLVGCLRRLPMDLLGAARPHRTKG
- a CDS encoding histidine phosphatase family protein, translating into MKTSISTLRHARTAYNQEKRYAGSIDIPLSEQGRLEAEEVAPKLRGIAFDAVVTSQLRRAQETARLIAPAGVPILRTRLCNERTFGIMEGLTWDDVQTLDPPVLMISVGGDLHTVNPRNGEPFEQVWVRARKFRSYLFRRFEGRKVLVVSHGVFLQMFHGVLRGSTCIESLAVYPANLELRRFDFSGDALAKEAVVRLGEVKEVAW
- a CDS encoding ATP-grasp fold amidoligase family protein; protein product: MVKVADPPVSWLREGMKWRERLRELAGLWQGAYSRMLYRISPVLLAKYRYRRETGRRLRLDQPLTFDEKLFWLMLFWRHPLKTQCADKYGMRAYAMELGYGDLLVDLLGVYEKPEDIDFALLPERFVLKATHGCGYNLICRDKRNLDFREARLQLEQWLKEDFASVFGEVQYADIPRRIICERFLDDGSGVLPSDYKLHCFHGRVHFTTVCTGRGADGQGAAYDHYDREWAAQVPISKSGVHPERWHPQPAGYSQMLEAAEALSKPFPYVRMDFYAVDGKAVLGEMTFTPAGCIDTGYTDEAQHAMGALIHLPERL
- a CDS encoding glycosyltransferase family 4 protein, whose product is MKRPCHAVIVTPYFWPILASSTHLMKDLAEGLAESGLTVTVLTNAPANLTEVALDHPRLQGRIHRGWNPFIRRLGVLPKVCEYAWFLAYFVLRGLFVPKVDLIFVASTPPLAGLPAALLARLKGAKLVYNLQDLFPDSAVVGGMLSAGSPIYRILRRAEALTYRLSDRVSAISPTFSEHVHSLAPGTRVDTVENWVDTDHIRPLEAAEDQAITTFRQGGGFVVQYAGNMGLMQNLEVILQAAQRLKEDRDILFVFIGDGNAKAGLEALARERGLANCVFLPMQPLERVPSVYNACDVGVIPLKPGAAHLAVPSKTWNYLAAGRPVIGCVEDDSPLAAVIRDSGSGSVVPPSDAEALAQATLEYRNSPERVRADGRRGREHVEAHLSRRIAVARFARMFNEMTTEEGT
- a CDS encoding DegT/DnrJ/EryC1/StrS family aminotransferase, producing the protein MRDAFLAYNPPTIGDAERAEVMDTLQTPWVTTGPKTVAFEAALKARLEAPAVVALNSCTAGLHVGLVALGVGPGDEVIVPAMTFCATANVVEHVGAKPVLVDVCPDTLTLSPEAVAAAVTPRTKVILPVHYAGHPAQMDELDALAERHGLAVLEDAAHAITARYKGRLIGSRSNLAAFSFYATKNLTTVEGGCLTGDPALVEKARIIGHHGMNRDAWKRFDRSGTWYYEVVLPGFKYNLTDMQAAIGLVQLKRLAAFQARRREVVARYESGFKDLAALELPVELEWAHSSWHLYVIRLRTEALRIDRNAFIDGLKDRNIGTSVHYLPVHMHPFYRDKYGYRPEDNPVAAAAYERMISLPLHAGLSDGDVDDVIAAVRDLVALHSV
- a CDS encoding sugar transferase codes for the protein MAKRAFDLFWALLGLVLLSPALLVIALAVKLEDRGPVFFRQVRIGRGGRPFRIWKFRTMGVDAERQGRAITVGQDPRITRLGRHLRNAKLDELPQLMNVVAGEMSLVGPRPEVPQFVAHYTDAQRVILDLRPGITDLASIKYRHESELLAQAERPDEAYLRVVLPDKIRINLAYAAQASLWSDFRVILATLGLAPAPRIPGTH